In Bacillota bacterium, the genomic window TGGTCATCACCGCCCTCGACCGCCCCGGCCTCCTCTCCGAGGTGGCGCAGGTGGTGGCAGAGAACCGCATCAACATCGTCACCGCCCAGGTCCGGCCGCTCCGGGGCCAGCGCTCCAGCATCGAGATGGTGCTGGAGGTGCGCAACCGGCAGCAGCTGGAGAGCATCCTGCGGCAGGTGCAGCGGGTGCGCGACGTCCTGGCGGCCGAGGCGGCGGCCGCGCCGAGGCGGCTCTGACGGTGCGGGCGGTGGTGCAGCGGGTCTCGCGCGCGGAGGTGCGCGTGGCCGGCGAGCGCGTGAGCTCCATCGGGCGGGGCTTCCTGGTGCTGGTCGGCGTCCGGCGCGGCGACGGCAGCCGCGAGGCCGCCTACATGGCGGAGAAGATCCTCCACCTGCGCCTCTTCCCCGACGGGGAGGGGCGCCTCAACCGGTCGCTGCGCGAGGCGGGCGGGAGCCTGCTGGTGGTCTCCCAGTTCACCCTCTATGGCGACGCTCGTCGTGGCCGCCGCCCCAGCTTCAGCGAGGCCGCCCCCGCGGCCGAGGCGGAGCCCGTCTTCCGCGAGCTGGTGGAACGGCTGGCGGCGGGCGGGGTCGAGGTGGCCACCGGCCGCTACCAGGCCGAGATGAGCGTGGAGCTGGTCAACGAGGGTCCGGTCACGCTCCTGCTGGACAGCGACCGCCTCTTCTGACGGCGGAAGGGCCTGCGGAAGCCGGCCCCGGGGCTCGCCCCGGGGCCGGCCCGCTTCCGGGCGGGCCGCGGCCCCCGCGCGCCCGGAAGCCGGAGGCGGGGGGAGAGGCGGGCTCGGCATAGGAGCCCGGGGGGACGAATATGTTCCGTGAGCG contains:
- the dtd gene encoding D-tyrosyl-tRNA(Tyr) deacylase — its product is MRAVVQRVSRAEVRVAGERVSSIGRGFLVLVGVRRGDGSREAAYMAEKILHLRLFPDGEGRLNRSLREAGGSLLVVSQFTLYGDARRGRRPSFSEAAPAAEAEPVFRELVERLAAGGVEVATGRYQAEMSVELVNEGPVTLLLDSDRLF